A part of Bacillus rossius redtenbacheri isolate Brsri chromosome 1, Brsri_v3, whole genome shotgun sequence genomic DNA contains:
- the LOC134528096 gene encoding uncharacterized protein LOC134528096 produces the protein MEEVINFIQETVPGAYDDAISEKLEEIGVQCLDDLQYISFEKHLVPPLKLVAALKIDRAIQTRVSHNLTPELSVVAVCSTPETETSSSYKSTPKNILFHPLTKSSGNKKNLQSFIIPYNKFPPHVTRSMQQNRTLSRPNVLNEVVRIICNEVHALDTHPGSRFFESLAKELVGKYPSTFGLKLEDGTLLGDGHHLLQRKLEERMKNMNRGVKRSLHYDDGEDDDGDCVENKKKLITKKDSYGCVNFLPKELPENETPATQDEKRMWLVEEFQKVPEDRNNEQIKRYMSVTYATQRPSILNKQLDTVREHWPFLFEKEYLVDHFKKLMGISLLEVANEAYQTLLPLLKKFLTSKVNVESKKLSDEKTYIRDRLVFIDRNNFSSDQMLIFIIDILIHMWRQEREEIFVMYEDTASVAEVEASASMPHPHIAVLGGNDWNNLPLGNCYLPTMEGHCISPPMPASDAIMVTFAMYFVHSVAYPPKTAGIWEFIQRLVFHINGEGSKVKRVKRQPAAVHTRVASLIEALTHFKEMWRL, from the exons ATGGaggaagtaattaattttatacaagagACAGTTCCAGGCGCCTATGATGATGCAATTTCAGAAAAGCTGGAGGAAATTGGAGTCCAGTGCTTGGATGACCTGCAATACATAAGCTTTGAAAAACATCTAGTTCCGCCCTTGAAACTAGTTGCTGCTTTGAAAATTGACCGAGCTATACAGACCAGGGTCTCACACAATTTGACTCCAGAGCTGTCAGTAGTGGCAGTGTGCTCTACTCCAGAGACAGAAACATCTTCTAGTTACAAAAGTACGCCCAAGAACATTTTGTTCCACCCACTTACAAAAAGctcaggaaataaaaaaaatctacagagTTTCATAATTCCTTACAACAAGTTTCCCCCACATGTTACCAGAAGTATGCAACAAAACAGGACATTGTCTAGACCTAATGTCTTGAATGAAGTAGTTAGAATAATCTGTAATGAAGTACATGCACTTGACACACATCCAGGCTCTAGATTTTTTGAGAGCCTTGCCAAAGAGCTGGTAGGGAAATATCCCAGCACATTTGGGCTAAAGCTAGAAGATGGCACTTTACTTGGTGATGGTCACCACTTGTTGCAACGAAAGCTTGAAGAGCGGATGAAAAATATGAACAGAGGAGTGAAAAGATCGCTGCATTATGATGATGGCGAGGACGACGATGGTGACTGTGTGGAAAACAAAAAGaaactgataacaaaaaaggacaGCTATGGGTGTGTCAATTTTCTCCCAAAGGAATTGCCAGAAAACGAGACCCCTGCAACTCAAGACGAAAAAAGAATGTGGCTGGTAGAGGAGTTTCAGAAGGTACCAGAAGATCGCAATAATGAACAAATTAAAAGGTACATGAGTGTGACGTATGCCACACAGCGCCCATCAATCTTGAACAAACAGTTGGACACTGTGCGTGAACACTGGCCATTTCTTTTTGAG AAAGAATATCTAGTGGATCACTTTAAAAAACTCATGGGAATTTCATTGCTTGAGGTGGCTAATGAAGCTTACCAGACCCTACTgccattattgaaaaaatttttaacctcCAAGGTTAATGTGGAGTCGAAGAAATTGTCTGACGAGAAGACATACATACGCGACAGGCTTGTCTTTATTGACAGAAACAATTTCTCTTCAGACCAAATGCTTATTTTCATTATTGATATCCTCATTCACATGTGGAGGCAGGAACGAGAAGAAATATTTGTGATGTATGAG gataCTGCTTCTGTTGCTGAAGTTGAAGCATCAGCTTCAATGCCTCATCCCCACATTGCAGTTCTGGGTGGTAACGACTGGAACAATTTGCCATTGGGTAATTGTTATTTGCCCACAATGGAAGGGCATTGCATCAGTCCACCAATGCCGGCCAGCGATGCTATAATGGTAACATTTGCAATGTATTTTGTGCATTCGGTGGCATACCCTCCCAAGACAGCTGGTATATGGGAGTTCATCCAAag